The nucleotide sequence GCAGCGTGACCGAGCGGCGAACGGCGAACCGCTTGTGCGTACGAATTACCAGGACTGTCACTGCCGCGATCCCCAAGTTCCCACCGGTTATCCACACCACACCAGAGCGGCGTTAAGATTTGGTTTCTTCGCCGGTTTTGTCGCAAGCTAATCCGTGTCTTGCTGCTGGCGGGATCGGTTTGTCTTCGTCCGCGGGTTCGTTGCGGACTGGCGAGCACACAGCGTTGCGCGCCGCGCTGGCGAGACGTAATGCTTGGCGCGAATGCTGACCCGGCTCGCCATCCGCAACATCGTATTGATCGAGGCGCTCGACCTGGCCTTCGCCGGCGGGCTCGGCGTGCTCACCGGCGAGACCGGGGCGGGCAAGTCGATTCTGCTCGATGCACTCGGCCTCGTTCTCGGCAACCGCGCCGAGACCGCGCTGGTCCGCGCCGGCGAAGACAAGGCGGGGGTGACCGCCACCTTCGAATTTTCAAAGCTGCCCGAAGCGGTTCGGTCGGCGCTCGAAGAGGCGGAGGTCGAGATCGAGCCCGGCGAGCCCCTCATCATCCGCCGCAGCGTGCGCGCCGACGGGGGCAGCAAGGCCTTCGTCAACGACCAGCCGGTCGGCGTGGCGCTGCTGCGCGAGCTCGCCCCGGCGCTGGTCGAACTGCACGGGCAGCACGACGACCGCGGACTGGTCAATCCGCGTGGGCATCGGGCGCTGCTCGACCGCTATGCGGCAAGCGATGTGGCCGGGGTCGAGGCGGCGTGGCAGGGCTGGCGCAAGGCCGAAGCGGCGCTGGACGAGGCGCGCGCGGCAATCGAGCAGGCCAAGGCCGATCAGGATCTGTTGATCGCTCACCTCGCCGAACTCGACGCCATCGAGCCGCAGGAGGGTGAGGAGGAAGCGCTCGCCGGGGCGCGTGCCGACATGCAGAAGGGCGAACGGCTGTCAGGCGATCTGGAGGACCTGCGCCTGCTATGGGACGGTTCGGATTCCGCGCTCGCAACCCTGCGGGGAGCGGCGCGCCGCCTCGACCGGATTGCCGCCGAACATCCCATGCTGGCCGAGGCGCTGGCGGCGCTCGACCGCGCGGTGATCGAGGCCGGCGAGGCCGAGGACAAGCTCCAGGCCGCCGCCGAGGCGCTGACCCACGACCCGGCCGAACTC is from Croceibacterium aestuarii and encodes:
- the recN gene encoding DNA repair protein RecN, which translates into the protein MLTRLAIRNIVLIEALDLAFAGGLGVLTGETGAGKSILLDALGLVLGNRAETALVRAGEDKAGVTATFEFSKLPEAVRSALEEAEVEIEPGEPLIIRRSVRADGGSKAFVNDQPVGVALLRELAPALVELHGQHDDRGLVNPRGHRALLDRYAASDVAGVEAAWQGWRKAEAALDEARAAIEQAKADQDLLIAHLAELDAIEPQEGEEEALAGARADMQKGERLSGDLEDLRLLWDGSDSALATLRGAARRLDRIAAEHPMLAEALAALDRAVIEAGEAEDKLQAAAEALTHDPAELDRIETRLFELRALARKHRCEVDELPAKMRDMRAALDAIEAGDANIAELEKAERAACDVYRARAAALHAGRVAAALRLDEAVAAELAPLKLDSARFRTAVTELPEERWGPHGMDAVEFLIATNPGADFAPLGKIASGGELSRFILALKVALAEQGGAATVIFDEIDRGVGGAVASAIGERLARLAGGGQLLAVTHSPQVAARGTTHYMIAKSSEGIVTRTSVELLDAAGRQEEIARMLSGAEITSEARAQADRLLEGV